From the genome of Nicotiana sylvestris chromosome 2, ASM39365v2, whole genome shotgun sequence, one region includes:
- the LOC104234356 gene encoding 3-ketoacyl-CoA synthase 6 has translation MAEVVPSFSNSVKLKYVKLGYQYLVNHILTFLLVPIMVGVTIEVLRLGPEELLSIWNSLHFDLLQILCSSFPIIFIATVYFMSKPRSIYLVDYSCYKAPVTCRVPFSTFMEHSRLILKDNPKSVEFQMRILERSGLGEETCLPPAIHYIPPTPTMEAARGEAEVVIFSAIDDLMKKTGLKPKDIDILIVNCSLFSPTPSLSAMVVNKYKLRSNIKSYNLSGMGCSAGLISIDLARDLLQVHPNSNALVVSTEIITPNYYKGSERAMLLPNCLFRMGGAAILLSNKRRDRYRAKYRLMHVVRTQKGADDKAFKCVFEQEDPQGKVGINLSKDLMVIAGEALKSNITTIGPLVLPASEQLLFLLTLISRKFFNPKLKPYIPDFKQAFEHFCIHAGGRAVIDELQKNLQLSAEHVEASRMTLHRFGNTSSSSLWYEMSYIEAKGRMKKGDRVWQIAFGSGFKCNSAVWKCNRTIKTPTDGPWQDCIDRYPVHIPEIVKL, from the exons ATGGCAGAAGTAGTCCCAAGTTTCTCTAATTCAGTGAAGCTCAAATATGTCAAACTTGGTTATCAATACCTTGTTAATCATATTCTAACATTTTTGCTTGTGCCTATTATGGTTGGTGTTACTATAGAGGTATTAAGACTTGGCCCTGAAGAATTGCTAAGCATATGGAATTCACTCCACTTTGATCTTCTTCAAATCCTTTGCTCTTCTTTTCCCATCATCTTCATAGCCACTGTTTACTTCATGTCCAAACCTCGATCAATTTACCTTGTAGATTATTCATGTTACAAAGCTCCGGTTACCTGCCGAGTCCCATTTTCAACTTTCATGGAACACTCTAGGCTCATTTTGAAGGATAATCCCAAGAGTGTCGAGTTCCAAATGCGTATTCTTGAAAG GTCTGGCCTTGGAGAAGAAACGTGCTTGCCTCCTGCTATTCATTATATCCCTCCAACACCAACTATGGAAGCTGCTAGAGGTGAAGCAGAAGTGGTCATATTCTCAGCAATTGATGACCTAATGAAGAAAACAGGACTCAAGCCAAAGGATATTGACATTCTTATTGTCAACTGCAGCTTGTTTTCTCCAACTCCATCTTTATCAGCTATGGTAGTGAACAAATACAAGTTGAGAAGTAACATAAAAAGTTACAATCTTTCTGGTATGGGATGTAGTGCTGGTTTAATATCAATTGATTTAGCTAGGGATCTTCTTCAAGTCCATCCAAATTCAAATGCTTTAGTTGTAAGCACTGAGATTATCACACCTAATTATTACAAAGGTTCAGAGAGAGCAATGCTTCTACCAAATTGTTTGTTCCGTATGGGTGGTGCAGCCATACTCTTGTCCAACAAAAGGCGCGATAGATACAGAGCAAAGTACAGATTAATGCACGTGGTCCGAACACAAAAGGGTGCAGATGATAAGGCATTTAAATGTGTATTTGAACAAGAAGATCCACAAGGGAAAGttggtattaatttatcaaaaGACCTTATGGTTATAGCAGGAGaagctttaaaatccaacatTACTACAATTGGTCCTTTAGTTCTTCCAGCATCAGAGCAACTCCTTTTTCTCCTCACACTTATTAGTCGGAAATTTTTTAATCCCAAGTTGAAACCTTATATTCCGGATTTTAAACAAGCGTTTGAACATTTTTGTATTCATGCGGGTGGTCGGGCTGTTATTGATGAACTTCAAAAGAACCTACAATTGTCTGCTGAACATGTTGAGGCATCAAGAATGACATTGCATAGATTTGGTaacacttcatcttcttcactaTGGTATGAGATGAGTTATATTGAGGCTAAAGGTAGGATGAAGAAAGGTGATAGAGTTTGGCAGATTGCATTTGGGAGTGGATTTAAGTGTAACAGTGCTGTTTGGAAATGTAACAGAACAATAAAGACACCAACTGATGGGCCATGGCAAGATTGCATTGATAGGTATCCAGTCCACATTCCAGAGATTGTCAAGCTCTAA
- the LOC138885745 gene encoding uncharacterized protein yields MVQQLTLRLFHTESHVEFVLTLIYAKCDAIKRIELGDSLYAMERDMDAPWLVGGDFNVIWDEEEKFGGLHVSLNEIDDFRHCINTCNLFDLGFKGSIFTWWNGRAEEDFIFKRLDRCLANVEFQQTFPGIEVQHLSKTRSDHSPMYLKCDIETPPIKKPFKFLNFWLENATFKDVVKENWSADFSANPFILFNHKLKKLKKAL; encoded by the coding sequence ATGGTGCAACAATTAACACTAAGATTGTTTCACACTGAATCGCATGTGGAGTTTGTCCTAACATTGATATACGCAAAATGTGATGCAATTAAGAGGATAGAATTAGGGGATTCATTATATGCAATGGAAAGGGATATGGATGCACCATGGCTTGTAGGAGGTGATTTCAATGTAATATGGGACGAAGAAGAGAAGTTTGGTGGGTTACATGTGTCATtgaatgaaattgatgattttcgaCACTGCATCAACACTTGCAATCTATTCGACCTTGGATTTAAAGGCagcatatttacatggtggaatgggagAGCAGAGGAAGACTTTATATTCAAAAGACTAGACAGATGTTTGGCCAATGTTGAGTTCCAACAAACATTTCCAGGAATAGAGGTGCAACATTTGTCAAAGACTAGGTCTGATCATAGTCCAATGTATTTGAAGTGTGATATTGAGACTCCACCTATAAAAAAACCTTTTAAGTTCTTGAATTTTTGGTTGGAAAATGCGACTTTTAAAGATGTGGTGAAAGAGAATTGGTCTGCTGATTTCAGTGCAAATCCTTTTATTCTTTTTAatcacaagttaaaaaaattaaagaaggccCTTTGA
- the LOC138885746 gene encoding uncharacterized mitochondrial protein AtMg00810-like, protein MLMLRSKKGTLLNQRKYALELISHIGLSDRPKQSHLEATFRVVQYIKGYPGLGVLLTTGSITNLSSYCDSEWASCPNTKRSVTGYVVKLREALISWKSKKQHTVRRSSTKAEYWSMVAVVAEVTWVVGLLQELGFTISQPMSLFCDNKAAI, encoded by the exons ATGTTGATGCTGAGATCCAAAAAGGGAACATTGCTTAACCAAAGAAAGTATGCATTGGAGCTTATTTCTCACATTGGCTTGAGTGAT AGACCTAAACAATCACACTTGGAGGCAACCTTTAGAGTGGTTCAATATATCAAAGGTTATCCTGGCTTGGGTGTGTTATTGACTACTGGTTCTATCACTAATTTGTCTTCCTATTGTGACTCAGAATGGGCCTCCTGCCCTAACACAAAGAGGTCAGTCACTGGATATGTTGTCAAGTTACGTGAGGCACTCATTTCTTGGAAGTCTAAGAAGCAGCATACTGTAAGGAGGAGCTCCACAAAAGCTGAATATTGGAGCATGGTAGCAGTAGTAGCTGAAGTTACTTGGGTAGTTGGTCTGTTACAGGAGTTGGGGTTCACTATATCCCAACCTATGTCCTTGTTCTGCGATAACAAGGCAGCTATCTAA